A genome region from Blautia coccoides includes the following:
- a CDS encoding Cof-type HAD-IIB family hydrolase: MKILFTDLDGTLLNDEKQIPEVNSTAIQKTLQKGNAVVICTGRSYSSAKKFVDRLGLNQEGCYAILYNGGMIYDCCSGEILYKHTMPLSYVKHIFEQAAGFGLYCQTYEGDHVVTPEDRPEAAQYHWSSQMEVKVDPKLLDHLKEEPVKVLTSCLDDRKKHEAYRDFMLPWAKGKVSIFFSSEYYLEHVMEGVSKGAAIRWLCRYLDVPIEQTIGAGDAENDLTMLDAAGLAVCMKNGTQEAKRHADHITERDNNQGGVAEIIEKFM; the protein is encoded by the coding sequence ATGAAAATACTTTTTACTGACCTGGACGGTACACTGCTCAACGATGAAAAACAGATTCCCGAAGTAAATTCCACTGCCATACAAAAGACACTTCAAAAGGGAAATGCTGTTGTGATCTGCACAGGCCGCTCCTATTCCTCCGCGAAAAAATTTGTGGACAGGCTTGGTCTGAACCAGGAGGGGTGCTATGCCATCCTCTACAACGGTGGCATGATCTATGACTGCTGCAGCGGGGAAATCCTCTATAAGCACACCATGCCTCTGTCCTATGTAAAACATATCTTTGAACAGGCTGCCGGCTTTGGCCTTTACTGCCAGACCTATGAAGGAGATCATGTTGTCACCCCGGAAGACCGGCCGGAAGCCGCTCAATACCACTGGTCATCCCAGATGGAGGTCAAGGTGGACCCGAAGCTTCTGGATCATCTCAAAGAGGAGCCTGTCAAAGTCCTGACCTCCTGTCTGGACGACAGGAAAAAACATGAAGCATACCGGGATTTTATGCTCCCGTGGGCCAAGGGAAAGGTTTCCATCTTTTTCTCCAGCGAGTATTATCTGGAACACGTTATGGAGGGCGTGTCCAAAGGAGCTGCCATCCGCTGGCTCTGCCGGTATCTGGACGTACCCATAGAACAGACCATAGGCGCCGGAGACGCGGAAAATGACCTGACCATGCTGGACGCCGCAGGTCTTGCCGTGTGTATGAAAAACGGCACCCAAGAGGCAAAAAGACATGCAGATCACATCACCGAAAGGGACAACAACCAGGGTGGTGTGGCTGAAATCATTGAAAAATTCATGTAA
- a CDS encoding ABC transporter permease has product MRKKLQSTTSKLWAAAALAVILIIWQFVSMAGLVPGYMLPSPIQVVKAFISEFPLLMENSRVTLLEAAAGLFCGVAFGFVMAVLMDRYDKLYKAFYPLIVITQTVPTVAIAPLLVLWFGYEMMPKVILIVIVTFFPITIGLLEGFRSADKDMMNLLRSMGAGRLQIFRYIKMPGAMSRFFASLRISASYSVVGAVISEWLGGFSGLGVYMTRVKKAFAFDKMFAVIFLISIISLILMKLVDILQKKSMPWERAK; this is encoded by the coding sequence TTGAGAAAAAAGTTACAAAGCACCACCAGTAAGCTGTGGGCGGCCGCGGCCCTGGCTGTTATCCTGATCATCTGGCAGTTTGTCTCCATGGCAGGTCTGGTTCCGGGTTATATGCTGCCCTCGCCTATACAGGTGGTGAAGGCTTTTATCAGTGAATTTCCCCTGCTTATGGAGAATTCCAGAGTGACCCTTTTAGAGGCAGCCGCAGGTCTTTTCTGCGGTGTGGCCTTCGGGTTTGTCATGGCGGTCCTCATGGACAGGTATGACAAGCTTTACAAGGCCTTCTACCCGTTGATCGTCATTACACAGACAGTGCCCACAGTGGCCATAGCGCCTCTTCTGGTGCTGTGGTTCGGATACGAGATGATGCCCAAGGTCATTCTGATCGTGATCGTGACTTTTTTCCCTATCACCATAGGACTTCTGGAAGGCTTTCGCTCCGCGGATAAGGATATGATGAATCTCTTGAGAAGCATGGGCGCAGGCAGGCTCCAGATATTCCGCTATATTAAGATGCCGGGGGCCATGAGCCGCTTTTTTGCAAGTCTGCGTATTTCCGCCTCATATTCCGTGGTGGGCGCAGTTATCTCTGAGTGGCTGGGCGGTTTTTCCGGGCTTGGTGTGTATATGACACGGGTAAAAAAGGCGTTTGCTTTTGATAAAATGTTTGCGGTTATTTTTCTCATATCCATTATCAGCCTTATACTCATGAAGCTGGTGGATATCCTGCAGAAAAAATCCATGCCCTGGGAGCGGGCGAAATAA
- a CDS encoding ABC transporter ATP-binding protein: MAELKVSNVSKSFDGVKILEDITIELHDQELVSLLGVSGGGKTTLFNVISGLEKPETGNVYLDGQEITGVPGNVSYMLQKDMLLPYRTIEDNVALPLLIKGEKKKAAREKVQPYFQEFGLEGTQKKYPGQLSGGMRQRAALLRTYLFSQKLALLDEPFSALDTLTKSAMHKWYLQVMEQIHLSTIFITHDIDEAVLLSDRIYLLTGRPGRITEEIHIREPRPRRSDFNLTDEFLSYKRQILEKLDMGQE, from the coding sequence ATGGCAGAATTAAAGGTTTCAAATGTGAGCAAATCCTTTGACGGAGTGAAGATCCTGGAGGATATCACCATTGAACTTCATGACCAGGAACTGGTAAGCCTTTTAGGAGTCAGCGGCGGAGGCAAAACAACGCTTTTTAATGTGATCTCCGGTCTGGAGAAGCCGGAAACGGGGAATGTGTATCTGGACGGCCAGGAGATCACAGGCGTTCCCGGCAATGTAAGTTATATGCTTCAGAAGGATATGCTGCTTCCGTATCGTACGATAGAAGACAATGTAGCCCTTCCCCTTCTCATAAAAGGCGAGAAGAAAAAGGCGGCCAGGGAAAAGGTGCAGCCTTATTTTCAGGAATTCGGCCTGGAGGGAACACAGAAAAAATATCCAGGCCAGCTCTCAGGCGGGATGCGCCAGAGAGCAGCCCTTTTGAGAACGTACCTGTTTTCTCAGAAACTGGCACTTCTGGACGAACCGTTTTCGGCTCTTGATACATTGACAAAGAGTGCTATGCATAAGTGGTACCTGCAGGTGATGGAGCAGATCCATCTCTCCACGATCTTCATCACCCATGACATTGATGAGGCTGTCTTATTATCAGACAGGATTTACCTGCTCACTGGCAGGCCGGGACGGATCACAGAGGAAATACACATCCGGGAACCACGTCCCAGACGCAGTGATTTCAATCTGACAGATGAGTTTTTAAGCTATAAACGGCAGATACTGGAGAAGCTGGATATGGGTCAGGAATAA
- a CDS encoding thiamine-binding protein, whose translation MNASVAIQTLPEAKNDEELIRIVDEVIDYIKGTGLNYYVGPFETAIEGDYDELMDIVKECQHIAIRAGAPSVAAYIKVSYKPEGDVLTIEKKVTKHHQ comes from the coding sequence ATGAATGCAAGTGTAGCAATCCAGACATTGCCGGAGGCAAAAAATGATGAGGAACTGATCCGTATTGTGGATGAGGTGATCGATTATATTAAAGGTACGGGTCTGAACTATTATGTAGGGCCTTTTGAGACAGCCATTGAGGGTGACTATGACGAGCTTATGGATATCGTAAAAGAGTGTCAGCATATTGCCATTCGTGCAGGTGCGCCTTCTGTTGCGGCCTATATCAAGGTATCTTATAAGCCAGAAGGAGATGTACTGACCATTGAGAAAAAAGTTACAAAGCACCACCAGTAA
- a CDS encoding ABC transporter substrate-binding protein, with amino-acid sequence MKKKILAAFLAACVLTSMTACGSGEDSGNKDSAAENTTDKDSSSKDLEKVTFVLDWTPNTNHTGLYVAKEKGYFEKEGLDVEIVQPPEDGADALVASGKAQFGVSFQDSMAPGVAGDHALPNTAVAALIQHNTSGIISRKGEGMDRPKGLEGKKYATWDAPIEKAMMQNVVEKDGGDFSKVELIPSTVTDEVSALKSNSVDAIWIFYAWAGIATEVAGLDTDYFAFKDINPVFDYYTPVVIANNDFLETEPDTAKAFLRALKEGYEDAVEDPEGAADILLKASPELDEKLVKASQEYLKDQYKAEVEQWGYIDPARWNAFYAWLNENGLSEADLPENAGFSNDYLPE; translated from the coding sequence ATGAAAAAGAAGATTCTGGCAGCGTTTCTGGCAGCCTGCGTACTCACATCCATGACTGCCTGCGGCAGCGGTGAGGACAGCGGGAATAAGGATTCTGCGGCTGAAAATACAACAGATAAAGACAGCAGTTCCAAAGACCTTGAGAAGGTCACTTTTGTATTGGACTGGACACCGAATACTAATCATACAGGCCTTTATGTAGCAAAAGAAAAGGGCTATTTTGAAAAAGAAGGCCTCGATGTGGAGATCGTACAGCCCCCTGAGGACGGCGCGGACGCTTTGGTGGCATCAGGGAAAGCCCAGTTTGGCGTCTCCTTCCAGGACAGTATGGCACCTGGAGTGGCGGGGGATCATGCGCTGCCCAATACAGCGGTAGCGGCTTTGATCCAGCACAATACTTCCGGTATCATTTCCAGAAAGGGAGAGGGAATGGATCGTCCGAAGGGCCTGGAAGGAAAGAAATATGCCACTTGGGATGCACCTATTGAAAAAGCTATGATGCAGAATGTGGTGGAAAAAGACGGCGGGGATTTTTCTAAGGTAGAGCTGATCCCGAGCACGGTCACAGATGAGGTCTCCGCACTGAAATCAAACTCCGTGGATGCTATCTGGATCTTCTACGCATGGGCGGGGATCGCCACAGAGGTGGCAGGCCTTGATACCGATTACTTTGCTTTTAAAGATATCAATCCTGTATTTGATTACTATACACCGGTTGTGATCGCCAATAATGATTTCCTGGAGACAGAGCCGGATACAGCAAAAGCATTCCTGCGCGCTTTAAAAGAAGGGTATGAAGATGCAGTTGAGGACCCGGAGGGGGCAGCGGACATTCTTTTAAAGGCCTCCCCGGAGCTGGATGAAAAGCTGGTAAAGGCCAGTCAGGAATACTTAAAAGACCAGTATAAAGCAGAAGTGGAGCAGTGGGGATATATAGATCCGGCCAGATGGAATGCTTTTTACGCCTGGCTGAATGAAAATGGATTGTCAGAGGCAGATCTGCCGGAAAATGCAGGATTCTCCAACGACTATCTGCCGGAATAA
- a CDS encoding Maf family protein: MKRIILASASPRRRELLDQIGVVFEVCPSSAKEVMTSSLPQEVVQDLSRCKGQEVFEKTSGDVLVIGADTVVAFQDSILGKPADESMARDMLRRLQGRRHQVYTGVTLFIRQDGAKIQKSFYEKTEVVFYPMSEEEIDAYVKTKEPMDKAGAYGIQGRSAVFVEKIDGDYNNVVGLPLARLYQELKQLGIDIKEWHS; this comes from the coding sequence ATGAAAAGAATTATATTAGCCAGTGCTTCTCCAAGGCGCAGGGAACTGCTGGATCAGATAGGGGTAGTTTTTGAAGTATGTCCAAGCAGTGCAAAGGAAGTTATGACATCCAGTCTTCCGCAGGAGGTAGTTCAGGACTTGTCCCGCTGTAAAGGTCAGGAAGTGTTTGAGAAGACATCAGGGGATGTACTGGTGATCGGTGCTGACACGGTGGTGGCATTTCAGGATTCTATTCTCGGAAAACCGGCGGATGAATCCATGGCCCGGGACATGCTGAGACGGCTCCAGGGCAGGAGACATCAGGTATACACAGGCGTCACCCTTTTCATACGGCAGGACGGCGCCAAGATACAGAAGAGCTTCTATGAGAAGACAGAGGTGGTTTTTTATCCCATGTCGGAGGAGGAGATCGACGCCTATGTGAAGACAAAAGAGCCTATGGATAAGGCGGGTGCCTATGGGATACAGGGCAGATCCGCAGTGTTTGTGGAGAAGATAGACGGTGATTACAACAATGTGGTAGGTCTTCCCCTGGCAAGGCTCTACCAGGAATTAAAACAGTTAGGAAT